One genomic region from Veillonellaceae bacterium encodes:
- a CDS encoding nucleotidyltransferase — translation METKKEELTFLINRLNKALATLDEVLEEPFSVIVRDATIQRFEYCFELSWKLLKKALKIEGIDVNSPRQVIRSSFELGFIDDIDIWFEMLEDRNMTAHTYNPDIADKVYESAKRLPEEIRNILKRL, via the coding sequence ATGGAAACAAAGAAAGAAGAACTCACTTTTCTCATAAATCGTCTAAATAAAGCGCTGGCTACACTGGATGAGGTACTTGAAGAGCCTTTTTCAGTAATAGTCAGAGACGCGACAATCCAACGATTCGAATATTGTTTTGAGCTATCTTGGAAATTGCTCAAAAAAGCCCTAAAAATTGAAGGGATAGATGTAAATTCACCGCGACAGGTGATAAGGAGCAGTTTTGAGTTAGGATTTATCGACGATATTGATATTTGGTTCGAAATGCTCGAAGATAGAAATATGACAGCTCATACTTATAATCCGGATATTGCTGATAAAGTTTATGAAAGTGCAAAACGGCTCCCAGAAGAAATACGTAACATTTTAAAGCGGCTCTGA
- a CDS encoding nucleotidyltransferase domain-containing protein: protein MKKLGYRVLAEDGITVYHEREAIKINVLQAFSNIDADIFLFGSRATGKAHERSDYDIGYYADQISPQMLTELKDKLEEMPIAARVDLVDFTNLNSEFIRIALRGGVEIWKQRKKNSLFS, encoded by the coding sequence ATGAAAAAATTGGGTTATAGGGTGTTGGCCGAGGATGGAATTACTGTTTACCACGAGCGGGAGGCAATTAAGATAAATGTTTTGCAGGCGTTCTCAAATATTGACGCCGATATATTTCTATTTGGTTCGCGGGCTACAGGTAAGGCTCATGAGCGGTCAGATTATGATATAGGGTACTATGCCGACCAGATATCGCCACAAATGCTGACAGAGCTAAAAGATAAACTAGAAGAAATGCCTATTGCAGCACGGGTGGATTTGGTTGACTTTACAAATCTTAACTCAGAATTTATAAGGATTGCGCTGCGGGGAGGGGTGGAAATATGGAAACAAAGAAAGAAGAACTCACTTTTCTCATAA
- a CDS encoding phosphomannomutase, which produces MELKRTAFKAYDIRGKVPDELNEELAYRVGRAYVEIFKAKKVAVGRDIRLTGAAIRAALVKGLTEGGCDVVDIGICGTEMIYFATAHLKLDGGIMITASHNPQDYNGMKLVREESRPISSDSGLKDIEELAVTGTFAP; this is translated from the coding sequence ATGGAATTAAAACGGACGGCGTTTAAGGCTTATGATATTCGCGGTAAGGTGCCGGATGAACTTAATGAGGAGTTAGCGTACCGGGTTGGGCGGGCCTATGTTGAAATCTTTAAGGCTAAGAAGGTTGCTGTCGGGCGGGATATCAGGCTTACGGGAGCGGCTATTCGGGCAGCGTTGGTTAAGGGACTGACCGAGGGCGGGTGTGATGTTGTTGATATTGGCATTTGCGGCACTGAGATGATTTATTTTGCCACCGCACATTTAAAATTGGACGGCGGCATTATGATTACTGCCAGCCATAACCCGCAGGATTATAATGGTATGAAATTAGTACGAGAAGAATCCAGGCCGATAAGCAGTGACAGCGGGCTTAAAGACATTGAGGAACTGGCAGTTACAGGGACCTTTGCACCGG
- a CDS encoding nucleotidyltransferase domain-containing protein has product MELGIPIQAINDLLIKRAEAYLVILFGSYGKDMARDDSDIDIAYLGEIELDSYEVFVLAQRIAVLVGRDVDLINLNLASTVMKAQIVSGGKVIYCSDEVRRARFYMKTFKEYATLNEQRAVVLRQIERQGSIYGY; this is encoded by the coding sequence ATGGAGCTAGGTATTCCAATACAGGCCATTAATGATCTATTGATAAAGCGAGCGGAAGCATATTTAGTTATTTTGTTTGGCTCGTATGGAAAAGACATGGCTCGTGACGATAGTGATATTGATATAGCTTATCTTGGTGAAATTGAGCTAGACTCTTATGAGGTATTTGTGCTGGCACAAAGAATTGCAGTTTTGGTTGGCAGGGATGTTGACCTCATAAATTTGAATTTGGCTTCTACCGTGATGAAGGCTCAGATTGTCAGCGGCGGGAAGGTTATTTATTGCTCTGATGAAGTACGCCGGGCGCGTTTTTATATGAAAACATTCAAAGAATATGCCACGCTAAATGAACAGCGGGCTGTTGTTTTGCGGCAAATCGAAAGGCAGGGCAGTATCTATGGTTATTGA
- a CDS encoding mannose-1-phosphate guanylyltransferase/mannose-6-phosphate isomerase has product MKVIILAGGGGTRLFPLSRTDLPKQFLKIDGKKSLLAQTVRRFLPIVSPKDIVIVTGQKYFHHVQYELAEVGAAGAHILQEPVGRNTAPAIALAARFCLDMLGADSGEVLFVTPSDHIIRPAESFLAVVRQGVAAAKDKIVTFGIKPDKPETGYGYIQAGKQVGDSYHVSSFREKPDKKTAQEYLNAGNYYWNSGMFSFTIGCLLEELSLHQPQLYNIIDRNFESAMSNFADMPDISFDYAIAENSAKVVTIPLTAYWNDIGSWDAIYDVLEKDSDGNALRGDCLPLECSHTLMLGRSRLLAGIGLKDLLVVETDDVILVAKKGESQKVKDLVGDLRKLGRREADRHTTVFRPWGTYTILGEGRGYRIRKVMVAPGHGLSLHLHYHRSEHWVVIGGTARIIIDDTEQMVHRNESIFIPAAAKHRLDNPGKLSLEIIEVQNGDYLEEDDIVRF; this is encoded by the coding sequence ATGAAGGTGATTATCCTCGCTGGGGGCGGCGGGACGCGGTTGTTTCCGTTATCCAGAACTGATTTACCTAAGCAATTTCTTAAGATTGACGGCAAAAAGTCGCTGCTGGCGCAGACTGTGCGGCGGTTTTTGCCGATAGTTTCGCCGAAGGATATAGTTATTGTGACAGGTCAGAAGTATTTTCATCATGTTCAGTATGAGCTGGCTGAGGTGGGTGCTGCAGGGGCTCATATACTGCAAGAACCAGTGGGGCGAAATACGGCGCCGGCTATTGCGCTGGCAGCGCGATTTTGCTTAGATATGTTGGGGGCGGACAGTGGTGAAGTCTTGTTTGTTACGCCATCAGACCATATTATCCGCCCGGCAGAAAGCTTCCTTGCCGTCGTAAGGCAAGGGGTTGCGGCAGCTAAAGACAAAATAGTGACTTTCGGGATAAAGCCGGATAAACCTGAGACCGGCTATGGCTATATCCAGGCAGGCAAACAGGTGGGGGATAGTTATCATGTAAGTTCTTTCCGTGAAAAGCCGGATAAAAAGACGGCGCAGGAATATCTAAACGCAGGTAACTATTATTGGAACTCTGGTATGTTTAGTTTTACAATCGGTTGTCTGCTTGAAGAACTAAGCCTTCATCAGCCGCAGTTATATAATATAATTGATAGAAATTTTGAGAGCGCCATGAGTAACTTTGCCGATATGCCGGATATCTCTTTTGATTATGCCATTGCGGAGAATTCTGCCAAAGTTGTTACTATACCTTTAACAGCGTATTGGAATGATATTGGTTCATGGGACGCAATTTATGATGTTTTAGAAAAAGACTCGGACGGTAATGCTTTAAGGGGCGACTGCCTTCCTCTGGAATGTTCTCACACGCTTATGCTGGGGCGGAGCCGCCTGCTGGCGGGGATTGGACTTAAAGATTTATTAGTTGTTGAAACTGATGACGTTATTTTAGTAGCTAAAAAAGGCGAATCCCAGAAGGTTAAGGATTTAGTCGGTGATTTAAGAAAGCTTGGCCGCCGTGAAGCAGACCGGCATACCACAGTATTTCGCCCGTGGGGAACCTATACTATCCTCGGTGAGGGGCGGGGGTATCGGATAAGAAAAGTCATGGTGGCTCCCGGACATGGTTTAAGCTTGCATCTTCATTATCACCGCAGCGAGCACTGGGTAGTAATTGGGGGAACCGCTAGGATAATCATTGATGATACTGAGCAGATGGTACATAGGAATGAGAGTATATTTATTCCGGCAGCGGCTAAGCATCGGCTGGATAATCCGGGGAAACTGTCGCTTGAAATTATTGAAGTGCAGAACGGGGATTATTTAGAGGAAGATGATATTGTGAGGTTCTGA